One region of Bacteroidales bacterium genomic DNA includes:
- a CDS encoding ATP-binding protein — protein sequence MILRKKYIDQITGYINKPVIKVITGMRRVGKSYFIRQIIDNLLKKGVSSNSILYINKELIKYDFIRDYKDLHEFVSEYFKKNKTVAYLFVDEIQEIEKWEKAISSFFAEEKYDIFITGSNSNLLSSEISTLISGRYVEINIYSLSFNEFLNFRKIPEPNINTEFKLYLQFGGFPVIHHFDFDEELIYQYINSLYNTILLKDVISRHNIRNVRLFQDIVKFVFSNLGQIFSSNSISKYLKNQKKNIGTDTIQNYLLHLESSFMIHKVQRYDIKGKKVLELYEKYYLGDIALKNAIVGYNDNDIAGMLENLVFLKLKQENYKVHIGKFDDYEVDFVAEKAGKITYIQVSYLLKTEKTRKREFAVLERIKDNFPKYVLTMDDLPASNQKGIIRMHIIDFLQAGFDIKANKP from the coding sequence ATGATTTTACGCAAAAAATATATTGACCAAATTACCGGTTACATCAATAAGCCTGTAATAAAGGTTATTACAGGAATGCGTCGTGTAGGTAAAAGTTATTTTATAAGACAAATTATTGATAATCTTTTAAAAAAAGGTGTTAGTTCAAACAGCATTTTGTATATCAATAAAGAATTAATAAAGTACGACTTCATAAGAGACTATAAAGATTTACATGAGTTTGTTTCGGAATATTTTAAGAAAAATAAAACTGTCGCATATCTTTTTGTAGATGAAATTCAAGAAATTGAAAAATGGGAAAAAGCAATCAGTTCTTTTTTTGCTGAAGAAAAATATGACATCTTTATTACAGGCTCAAATTCAAATTTATTATCATCAGAAATAAGCACATTAATATCTGGCAGATATGTTGAAATAAATATTTACAGTTTAAGTTTTAATGAATTTTTAAATTTCAGAAAAATTCCGGAACCAAATATAAATACTGAATTTAAACTTTATTTACAATTCGGAGGTTTTCCTGTAATACATCATTTCGATTTCGATGAGGAACTTATTTATCAATATATTAACTCCTTGTATAATACTATTTTATTAAAAGATGTAATAAGCAGACACAATATCAGAAATGTAAGACTTTTTCAGGATATTGTAAAATTTGTATTCAGCAATTTAGGTCAAATATTTTCAAGTAATTCAATAAGTAAATATTTAAAAAATCAGAAAAAAAATATCGGTACCGATACCATACAAAACTATCTTCTGCATCTTGAATCAAGTTTTATGATACATAAAGTGCAACGCTATGATATAAAAGGCAAAAAAGTTTTAGAATTATATGAAAAATATTATCTCGGAGATATTGCTCTAAAAAATGCAATAGTTGGGTATAACGACAATGATATTGCAGGAATGTTAGAAAATTTAGTTTTTTTGAAACTAAAACAAGAAAATTACAAAGTACATATAGGGAAGTTTGATGATTATGAAGTAGATTTTGTTGCAGAAAAAGCAGGAAAAATAACATATATCCAAGTTAGTTATTTATTAAAAACAGAAAAAACAAGAAAACGAGAATTTGCAGTATTAGAAAGAATAAAAGATAATTTCCCGAAATATGTATTAACTATGGATGATTTACCCGCATCAAACCAAAAAGGCATAATAAGAATGCACATTATTGATTTCTTGCAGGCAGGATTTGATATAAAAGCAAACAAACCATAA
- the recJ gene encoding single-stranded-DNA-specific exonuclease RecJ, which produces MKKKVIIKPKGDDKIINHLQEVLDINENLAILLCQKGIKTFNEAEFFFRPSLDDLYDPFLMTDMDKAVERLETALNKNEKILIYGDYDVDGTTSVALVYSFLKKITESIGFYIPERYGEGYGISKKGIDYAAENNFSLIIALDCGIKAKDKIHYANQKNVDFIICDHHTPGDSIPDAYAVLDPKRNDCNYPDKNLSGCGVGFKFLQGFANRKQIPFTEVLKFIDLVAVSIASDIVPVVGENRILAYYGLKKLYDNPIKGLETIKKISGVKDKELTISDCVFKIGPRINAAGRIKSGSDAVELLISDNNKSAYDFALQIDKYNNERKELDQAITHDALRIIGNSIELRNRKSTVLFSKEWHKGVIGIVASRLTETYYRPTVVLTESDGIATGSARSVSDFNIYNAIESCSYLLENFGGHKFAAGLSLKVENVEKFSECFEAYVSEHITEEQLIPVVLVDTEINFSDIDRKFYNVMRQMAPFGPENMSPVFLTRNVRDTGASKKVGKNMEHLKLEMVDDDGIVFSGIAFSMAPDYFKKISEKEKFSICYSIDKNEFRGETTLQLRVKEIIVDE; this is translated from the coding sequence ATGAAAAAAAAAGTTATCATAAAACCAAAAGGTGATGATAAGATCATAAACCACTTGCAAGAAGTTCTTGATATTAATGAAAATCTGGCAATTCTTCTGTGTCAAAAAGGAATCAAAACTTTTAATGAAGCTGAATTTTTTTTCAGACCTTCGCTTGACGATCTCTACGATCCTTTCTTGATGACTGATATGGATAAAGCTGTTGAAAGATTGGAAACAGCTTTGAACAAAAATGAAAAGATACTTATTTACGGTGATTATGATGTTGACGGAACAACTTCTGTTGCTCTTGTTTATTCATTTTTAAAAAAAATTACCGAATCAATAGGTTTTTATATACCCGAAAGATATGGTGAAGGATACGGAATATCCAAAAAAGGGATTGATTATGCTGCAGAAAACAATTTCTCACTGATAATTGCGCTGGATTGCGGTATTAAGGCAAAAGATAAAATTCATTATGCAAATCAAAAAAATGTTGATTTTATAATTTGTGATCATCATACTCCCGGTGATTCAATTCCGGATGCATATGCTGTTCTTGATCCTAAAAGAAATGATTGCAATTATCCCGATAAGAATCTTTCAGGTTGCGGAGTAGGGTTTAAATTTCTGCAAGGTTTTGCAAACAGAAAACAAATCCCTTTCACTGAAGTATTAAAGTTTATAGATCTCGTTGCTGTCAGTATTGCATCTGATATTGTACCTGTGGTTGGCGAAAACAGAATATTAGCATATTATGGTTTGAAAAAATTATATGATAATCCGATTAAAGGACTTGAAACTATAAAAAAAATATCAGGAGTAAAAGATAAAGAACTTACTATTTCTGATTGTGTATTCAAAATCGGGCCGAGGATTAATGCTGCAGGCAGAATAAAATCAGGTTCTGATGCTGTTGAATTATTAATATCAGATAATAACAAGTCAGCTTATGATTTTGCACTTCAAATTGATAAATACAATAATGAACGAAAAGAACTTGATCAAGCAATCACACATGATGCTTTAAGAATAATAGGAAACAGTATTGAGCTAAGAAACAGAAAGTCAACTGTATTATTTAGTAAAGAATGGCATAAGGGAGTAATAGGTATAGTTGCATCAAGATTAACAGAAACATATTACAGACCTACTGTTGTGTTAACAGAGTCTGACGGTATAGCCACCGGTTCCGCTCGTTCGGTTTCAGATTTTAATATTTATAATGCAATTGAGTCTTGCAGTTATTTATTGGAAAACTTCGGAGGACATAAATTTGCAGCCGGATTATCATTAAAAGTTGAAAATGTCGAAAAGTTCTCTGAATGTTTCGAGGCATATGTTTCTGAACATATTACGGAAGAACAATTAATACCTGTTGTTTTAGTTGATACAGAAATTAATTTTTCGGATATTGACCGAAAATTCTATAATGTAATGAGACAAATGGCTCCTTTCGGCCCGGAAAACATGTCGCCGGTTTTTTTAACAAGAAATGTAAGAGATACAGGAGCTTCAAAAAAAGTAGGAAAAAATATGGAGCATCTGAAGTTAGAAATGGTTGATGATGACGGAATTGTATTTTCCGGAATTGCTTTCTCAATGGCACCGGATTATTTCAAAAAAATTTCTGAAAAAGAAAAGTTTTCAATTTGCTACTCAATTGATAAAAACGAATTTAGAGGTGAAACAACATTACAATTAAGAGTTAAGGAGATTATTGTTGATGAATAA
- a CDS encoding flippase-like domain-containing protein: MIKTAIAFLSFFYIYLKLEQYNEQELFVQFDNSIDLVLLMIVVLLMPLNWYIESVKWKYLIRKIEIVKVLNAIKAVFSGIAFAIFTPNRIGELAGRIFVLKKENRIKAVFSTAVGSLSQMMITLFLGFIGGIFFLYFYSFKLPESTIEYLLYVKVFSVISVLSGFLIFFNLKFFIRILKKIKLSEKIIKPIEIITEYSIKELVNILAYSFIRYSVFAIQFYILLVFFKVDISFVEAIICISLTYFVSSVIPSFTLTEIGIRGSAALFFMGMFSGNEIGIISATALIWIINLAIPAIIGAFIFYRTKI, from the coding sequence ATGATAAAAACAGCAATTGCTTTTTTATCATTTTTTTATATATACCTTAAATTAGAGCAATATAATGAGCAAGAATTATTTGTTCAATTTGATAATTCAATTGATTTGGTTCTTTTAATGATAGTTGTTTTGCTGATGCCTTTAAATTGGTATATTGAATCTGTAAAGTGGAAATATTTAATCAGAAAAATTGAAATAGTAAAAGTTCTTAATGCAATTAAGGCTGTATTTTCAGGAATAGCTTTTGCAATTTTTACTCCTAACAGAATTGGAGAATTAGCAGGCCGAATATTTGTTTTAAAAAAAGAAAACAGAATAAAAGCTGTTTTTTCAACTGCTGTCGGAAGTTTAAGCCAAATGATGATAACTCTTTTTTTAGGATTTATCGGCGGTATTTTTTTTCTGTACTTTTATTCATTCAAACTTCCGGAGTCAACTATTGAGTATTTATTATATGTAAAAGTTTTTTCTGTAATATCTGTCTTGTCAGGTTTTCTTATTTTTTTCAATTTGAAATTTTTTATTCGAATTCTAAAGAAAATTAAACTTTCTGAAAAGATTATTAAACCGATTGAAATTATTACCGAATATTCGATAAAGGAGCTTGTTAATATTTTGGCATACAGCTTTATACGTTATTCTGTATTTGCAATTCAGTTTTATATTTTACTTGTTTTTTTTAAAGTAGATATATCATTTGTTGAAGCAATAATATGTATTTCACTCACTTATTTTGTAAGTTCTGTTATTCCCTCATTTACCTTAACGGAAATCGGAATAAGAGGGTCGGCGGCATTATTTTTTATGGGAATGTTTTCCGGAAATGAGATTGGAATTATTTCAGCAACAGCTTTAATTTGGATTATTAATTTGGCTATACCGGCAATTATTGGTGCATTTATTTTTTACAGGACTAAGATATAA
- a CDS encoding S9 family peptidase: protein MKHLILSLIVLITASYSFSQNKKFTIEDAVTGQWRQFYPEHLSGVQAYGENDFTHVKDYNELILMNNSGKNVKILIDLKQINEVLKSEGLNELKYFPYWNYKWIDTKQLAFNSDGNYYIYNIETNTINLKSIMPNGSEHNSPCVSNEMTAYTIKNNLYFVDSKGKEVAVTEDENPEIVNGNSYTHRQEFGIDNGIFWSPKGTYIAFYRKDETMVTDYPLVDITTRIAELKNTKYPMIGEKSEEVTLGIYNLFTGKTVFAKVNDFTSERYLTSITWGSEEKFIYIGVLNRGQDHLKLNKYDAATGKFIKTLFEETNKRYVEPEHQLIFTDGLTDQFIWYSERDGYNHLYLYNTEGKLIKQLTKGDWIVSDFLGFDAQLKNFYITSTKESPIENHLYKINFSTGKMQKLTNEKGVHSVIMSNSKQYFFDSYSNQNEPNNNRIIDNKGKVVKDILKAKNPFIDYELGEMKIGTLKAADGKTDLYYRLITPPNFDPSKKYPVVVYVYGGPHAQLVTNSWLGGAGLWKYYMAQEGYIMFTLDNRGSANRGFEFESIIHRQCGQEEMKDQMNGIDFLKSLPYVDTERIGVHGWSYGGFMTTSLMINFPEIFNVGVAGGTVTDWKYYEVMYGERYMDTPDENPEGFEKTSLLDKADKLQGRLMFIHGYQDPVVVPQNSIDFIRSCIKEGTDIDFFLYPESEHNMRGHTRVHLMKKVTRYFNDYLK from the coding sequence ATGAAACATTTAATATTGAGTCTAATAGTTTTAATTACTGCATCTTACAGTTTTTCGCAAAATAAAAAATTTACTATTGAAGATGCCGTTACAGGTCAATGGAGGCAATTTTATCCGGAACATTTATCCGGAGTGCAAGCATACGGCGAAAATGATTTCACACATGTGAAAGATTATAACGAACTTATATTAATGAACAATTCAGGGAAAAATGTAAAAATTCTTATTGACTTGAAACAAATTAATGAAGTTTTAAAAAGTGAAGGACTAAATGAACTAAAATACTTCCCTTATTGGAACTACAAATGGATCGATACAAAACAATTGGCATTTAATTCAGACGGGAATTATTATATTTATAATATTGAAACAAATACTATTAACTTAAAAAGTATTATGCCGAATGGCTCAGAACATAACAGCCCGTGTGTTTCAAATGAAATGACTGCTTATACAATTAAAAATAATTTATATTTTGTTGATTCTAAAGGTAAAGAAGTTGCTGTTACTGAAGATGAAAACCCTGAAATTGTGAACGGGAATTCTTATACTCACAGGCAAGAATTCGGGATTGACAACGGGATTTTTTGGTCTCCGAAAGGAACTTATATTGCCTTTTACAGGAAAGATGAAACTATGGTAACAGATTATCCGCTCGTGGATATTACAACTCGTATTGCTGAACTTAAAAACACAAAGTATCCTATGATAGGAGAAAAAAGTGAAGAAGTTACTCTCGGCATATATAATCTTTTTACAGGCAAAACTGTATTTGCAAAAGTAAATGATTTCACTTCCGAAAGATATTTAACAAGTATCACATGGGGATCCGAAGAAAAATTCATTTATATAGGTGTTCTTAACAGAGGACAAGATCACTTAAAATTGAATAAATATGATGCCGCAACAGGTAAATTTATTAAAACATTATTTGAAGAAACTAATAAAAGATATGTTGAACCTGAGCATCAATTAATTTTTACTGACGGCTTAACAGATCAATTTATTTGGTACAGCGAAAGAGACGGTTATAATCATTTGTATCTATACAATACTGAAGGAAAACTAATTAAGCAACTTACAAAAGGAGATTGGATTGTTTCAGATTTCTTGGGGTTTGATGCTCAATTGAAAAACTTCTATATTACTTCAACAAAAGAAAGTCCGATTGAAAATCATCTTTATAAAATTAACTTCAGTACAGGAAAAATGCAAAAGTTAACAAATGAGAAAGGTGTTCACAGTGTTATAATGTCAAATTCAAAACAATATTTCTTTGATTCTTATTCAAATCAAAATGAACCTAATAACAACAGAATAATTGATAACAAAGGTAAAGTTGTAAAAGACATTTTGAAAGCAAAAAATCCTTTTATTGATTATGAATTAGGTGAAATGAAAATAGGAACATTGAAAGCTGCTGACGGAAAAACGGATTTATATTATCGCTTAATTACACCGCCGAACTTTGATCCGAGTAAAAAATATCCGGTTGTAGTTTATGTTTACGGCGGTCCGCATGCACAACTTGTTACAAATTCTTGGCTCGGCGGAGCCGGTTTGTGGAAATACTATATGGCTCAAGAAGGTTATATAATGTTTACTTTGGATAACAGAGGTTCTGCAAACAGAGGTTTTGAATTTGAAAGCATCATTCACAGACAATGCGGACAAGAAGAAATGAAAGATCAAATGAATGGTATTGATTTTCTTAAAAGCTTGCCATATGTTGATACTGAAAGGATAGGTGTTCACGGGTGGAGTTACGGCGGATTTATGACAACTTCATTAATGATAAATTTTCCTGAAATATTCAATGTTGGAGTTGCAGGCGGGACAGTTACAGATTGGAAATATTATGAAGTTATGTACGGTGAACGCTATATGGATACACCCGATGAAAACCCTGAAGGATTTGAAAAAACAAGTTTGTTGGACAAAGCAGACAAATTACAAGGACGTTTAATGTTTATTCACGGGTATCAAGACCCTGTGGTTGTTCCTCAAAACAGTATTGATTTTATTCGATCATGTATAAAAGAAGGTACAGATATTGATTTTTTCCTTTATCCGGAATCGGAACATAATATGCGAGGGCATACTCGTGTACATTTAATGAAAAAAGTAACGAGATATTTTAATGATTATTTGAAATAA
- a CDS encoding type II toxin-antitoxin system HicA family toxin: MGKLSGFKYRDIIKKLKKFGFLFYRQATGSHEIWYNEETNRYTTIPNHSGDMPEGTLRAILKQAGINPNEFIAKK, from the coding sequence ATGGGAAAGTTATCAGGTTTCAAATACCGTGATATTATTAAAAAATTAAAGAAATTCGGATTTCTTTTTTACAGACAAGCTACAGGCAGCCACGAAATTTGGTATAATGAAGAAACTAACAGATATACTACAATACCAAATCATTCAGGAGATATGCCCGAAGGAACTTTGAGAGCAATATTAAAGCAAGCAGGAATTAATCCGAATGAATTCATTGCTAAAAAATAA
- a CDS encoding endonuclease: protein MKKILLLTFALSLLTNIFAQIPSGYYDSAIGLEGDALKSALHDIIDNHNEPSYDDLRDFILKESDEDPNNSNNVILLYTGRSQSKSSFGGDPNDWNREHVWAKSHGDFGNNPPCGTDAHHIRPTDVSVNSDRGDKDFDNGGSQHSEATACYYTSTTWEPRDEVKGDVARMMFYMVVRYEGDNGELDLELVDYTNTSGPKFGKLSTLRDWHAQDPPDAFEENRNNVVHDYQNNRNPFIDHPEWVECVWGDNCPTSVEDIAGKGITIFPNPTNNNITVSSRNNITSITIYGIIGNVALNIMNNKSNKLSFDISTLSKGIYFVEITDSYNNKILKKLIIE, encoded by the coding sequence ATGAAAAAGATACTTCTTTTAACATTTGCTTTATCTTTATTAACAAATATTTTTGCTCAAATACCTTCCGGATACTATGATTCTGCTATAGGTTTAGAAGGTGATGCATTAAAAAGTGCATTACACGACATTATTGACAATCACAATGAACCAAGTTATGATGATTTGAGGGATTTTATACTTAAAGAATCGGATGAAGACCCGAATAACAGTAATAATGTAATTTTATTATATACAGGACGGTCTCAATCAAAAAGTTCGTTTGGAGGAGATCCCAATGATTGGAATCGTGAACATGTTTGGGCAAAATCGCACGGTGATTTCGGTAATAATCCGCCTTGCGGTACTGATGCCCATCACATCAGGCCTACTGATGTATCTGTTAATTCTGACAGAGGCGATAAAGATTTTGATAACGGCGGAAGTCAACACAGTGAAGCAACAGCTTGTTATTATACATCAACCACTTGGGAACCGAGAGACGAAGTAAAAGGAGATGTTGCACGCATGATGTTTTATATGGTCGTAAGGTATGAAGGGGACAACGGTGAACTTGATTTAGAATTAGTTGACTATACTAATACATCAGGTCCGAAATTCGGAAAACTGTCAACTTTGAGGGATTGGCATGCTCAAGACCCTCCCGATGCCTTTGAAGAAAACAGGAATAATGTTGTTCACGATTATCAAAACAACAGAAATCCCTTTATCGACCATCCTGAATGGGTAGAATGCGTTTGGGGTGATAATTGTCCTACATCAGTTGAAGATATTGCCGGTAAAGGAATTACAATATTCCCGAATCCGACAAATAACAATATTACTGTAAGTTCAAGAAATAATATTACATCAATTACTATATACGGAATTATCGGAAATGTTGCTTTGAATATTATGAATAATAAGAGTAATAAACTATCATTTGATATTTCAACATTGTCAAAAGGAATTTATTTTGTTGAAATTACAGATAGTTATAACAACAAAATACTTAAGAAACTTATAATCGAATAA